The following is a genomic window from Branchiostoma lanceolatum isolate klBraLanc5 chromosome 10, klBraLanc5.hap2, whole genome shotgun sequence.
CTATATCTGCAGTCCTTCAAATTTAAATATGCTTGAGTCTTCCTTTATTTCCACTGGGTCTTGCATCTTGCTATATACCAGACTAATTAATAATAAGGGGGTGGTAGAAATCGGATAGGGATGAAAATAACATTTACCAACTTCATCAAAATCAACTtattcatcagaaaaaaaggggTGACACCGTCTTTGACACCATTGTCTTTTTTTGGGCAAAACCTTCCCAATTTGGGGGAAATACAGTACAGCTTTTTCAGACTTTGGTAAGTTTTGGTATACAATACATTTATGGACAGTATCATATTTCTGACCTGACCAAATTTGTTTCTACTTACCAGGAAGTGTTGCATATGCCAGAAAGGTGTCAGCAATATTTGGTACAGCCGGAGCAAAGACTTGTTGTGGCGCAGCTACTGTGGCATCGGGAGTGGACTGGTGTGTGTCCGTGGAGCCAGGAATACCACTGTCAGGAGAAGACACACCCGTGTCTTTGTCATCTAAACAATATCAGAACAAATTTGATGGTTATTGAAACCATTTCAAAATGGATGAACGAAACAAGCTTTAAACTTCTATTTTTTCTTGACCAAGGGTGTTTTTTCTTGACCAAGGGTGACATTTCTGGACCTCACTTTACAATCAAGTTAGAGCAACATGAAAAACTTCTCAATTCAGCAGCTATCTGTGACGTTATTTAGTAATAGTTAATCCTTCTTACACCTTTCAGTGTACACCGTACCCATTTCCATTTCTGTAGTCCTAATGTTCTGTTGTGAAAGCCTATTAGCCTACGTGTCCCAGTCAGTGCGAATATCAAATAGATGTTCACACAGTCCCATCTAAACTTGAAAAAGAACAGGTTTACCTCCCCGACAGGCTTGCACAAAGAAGAGTTTGGGCTTCCCAATAAGTGCAGGGCAGTTCTCTCCATCAAACTTCTGAAGGATTTCTGTGAAGCGGATGACACCGCTGTCTGTGCCAAAGATGCCGCCTTGTCCGCCATGACTCAGCAGGACCACCACACAGCAGTCATAGTTCTGGTGATTCTTCTGGGCAAAATCCCTCAATTTCTCATGAATGTCCTTCAAAAAGTAAATTTTGCATCAGTTTCAAACTACAATGTATCATTCACACAGGCCAGTTGGGACTAAGACTAGAAACTActgtacaacacacacacaacacacacagcaGCACCCCCCAGGAATGCAGAGTaggtatcttttcagggtgacagAATTATGCACCCTGGTGGAGTTATGTTAGTAGATATTACCCATCATGTCAAAGACAATATAAAACGATTTTCGTACTTATTCTtattacagtcaaatctgtcctaAGCAACCAGTCTGACTTAGCAaaggttgctgaggacaggtggttgcgcCCTACAAGTTGGTCCGATGATTGATGCATGTATATAATTTggtaaaataaagaaaagatgGAAAACAGGACAAGATAAGCATGCTTTTttgattgttttcatttttttgggtaaCTTTTCAACGTTACCAAGACCTAATAAACTCAAACAAAAGAAGACCTGGTTAACTGTGAAGGCACCCATCGGCAGAATGAAAAGATCCTAAAAAGACTGAGtttgtttgtgacagaaaaacacTAGTTGTAGAGTATGTTTAGTGTTATTTTTCATGCTTCAAATGCTATGCTTTATCCAACAATCACCTCGTACTTTCATAGTTCGGTATTACGGCAATTTACCTTTAAATTTGTGATGGAACATTCATTACGCAGAAGTACGAAAAACCAACTGCGTAACTCTCCAGCGCAAAGCGCTAGAAATATGATAAATAGACGTGAATCTTTGAAGCTTTAATTGTAGTTATAAGTATATTACAAGACTGAAGCTCATGTTTCATGTCACACAAACCTTTACGAATTCAAAGGACTTGCATTTGTTTAGAGATTCCTTAGAACATATGTCGGGATAAGGACCGGTCCAAAGCAGACAATACTTGTTCTGTACGATGATGACTAAATCTTCGGTAACATGaagggaaaatgacagtcattttTAGTCTGTCAACTTCTGCCGACAGCCACATGCTCACATGGCCCCTCCACTGTTTTGATGCCAGGGGACATACTCTGGCCTGCCCTCtggtgacatgtttttttttgccgaCATCCGATTACAACAGTTACGTGGTTCCTTTGTTTAGCCAAACTGCTAGTATCACTGTTCGCAACACAAGAACCGTTTCCTTCTCCTTCATCGTTGCTGTTTATCTGCTTGCATACCCTTAGAAATTTACAAAAGTAAACACATATATCTAGATCAGTTTATTTCTACTTTACTTCTAGATCTGTTCAATACGCTATGTGCTATACGTTATATGCTGTAGTTTGGATGCATTCCGCTAGAGAGTACAGCTGCATATGTGTCTGAccatttgtggggatatgaatggggggatctgagtagcctgacgtagtagacaggccagctacagtagacaggccaggtagacaggccagttaaacagcccagccttttccacAAACCCTccaaatttcattgattttatcAAAACCTGATCACTTTTTGGCAACTAGGGATGGAAGGCCATGAGTTTGATCCCATGAAAAAACGTCTTATGTTATCCCTGTTAATCACAAAAATCGGTTATCTATTATTTTTGTCATAGACctttttgtttaatttcataTCTCAATGCTAAAATAGCTCAAAGAGGAAACACATCTCCATACTTACAGCAGTATTTAGGTTTTGGTATATCTCTGTGATGAAAGATAACTCCTGAAAGAGATTTTTCAGATTTTGGGCATCCTTGTTTGTGCCATCTCTGAGAGGCAGGCCTGTGAAGTACTTGTTGTTGAGGATGAATGCATGACCCCTGGGGTTCCTCGTCATGGAGTATTCCTAGTAAAAGATAAATCAGTTATCGCCATTGGTTATTGCTTCTGATAAACTAATTATAAGTAAAGGCACACTCAAACCAGTCTGAAGCATTCACTCAAGGGGCGTTATAGACAGGTGTTCTCGATAGACAGGTAACAGGTTGCCATCAGACTAGAAGTGAGAGAGCGTCCCCATCAAGAGTCGGAGTGGCATGCCTAATGTGCCAGGCATGCCTAATGCAAGGCAGTTGACAGTATTCTCAGTCGTGTGGTGCCTATAGTAACTAGTTTAGTGTATAAGTGGCCGTTGGTTGACAGAGAAATTGAGAAATAACCGTTGTTGTGAATATTAAAATCATGGGTAAACAGTGAcactgttgtgtactgttgGATTAATGTTTCATTTGGAACAGATTACGCAAGGCACCGTCATATCAGGTACCGgtactactacatgtaaatgcagaaatgtttgcagcggTTTTGTGTTCGTGGTTTTCCCGTTAACCTTTTCGCCCCGAACTTAAACCCACCACAAATAGtgttgccctcctacccccttgtctactactgtctcaaacacgaacttaaaaccaccgtgaacactcaattttctgcgcaaaattaaatcaacgcaaacttaaatgcatttatagtatgtTGAAGACGCAATTTTCTGAGATATGTCAATGATTGGAAGAGTAATATAGTAATGGCGACAAAACACAATGGCGACAAAAACAATGTACTCGATACACTCAATGATTACCAAAAAGTCCTCTTGTTGATTTATTATACAATGGTGCGAAGGCTGGTGTCAGATTTATGGTTCCTAGCGTTGaaaagcaccacctatcagtgccctaagcaggatacagtgaaaatgaaaacaacaaccaccgtcgccatggcaatgtttttttcattgccaatcttgttattttttaaaataaatttTGATTACCATGACTTGTTGAATGTGTAATATCGATGACGCCAATTTCTTAATATTCCTTCATGTGTTATCATCACGTAACAGGCAATGCCTGCACATGCCTGTTACGTGATGATAACACATGATACCATAAATCAAAACACATACAGCGACAATTAGACATCTTAAATGCAAAGCTGTTCTATAAtttagggttaatgacccgccccgaggtgtatatggtgtcataacgcctggtcatgtgctataaccactgAATAAAACCACTGAGTGAGCGGGGTGGTCCCCTGAACCTTAGGTCTGTGACTATACATTTCCAGGCATTGTCTTTGTTGCATGTATAGATTTCATAACATAGATTTGAGATGTCTTCCCATGTGGATAAACTCCCAGTGTTTGATGAAACAAACTGTTGTTGTACGTTCATGGTTCTACCCTGACCTGTTGAAGTATTACATATAAGGGTTCAGAAGTAACCTGACACTGAGGTGTTACAGGACTGTGTAAGAATGAGAGTGGACTAACCCTTGGGTTGAAGCCAGGCGATGTTGTACATCTCTTCAGTAGTCTCTTCACATCGTAGATGCCAAGTTCATCTGCTGTGGGCCATGCCATGTTCTCATGGCAGCCTGATGGCTCAACATGACCTTTGACACGGTCACAAATTGGAAGTAAAAAAGGGGTGGACAGAccggtacccgtataggtacatgtacacccgGTATTGCCCCATTTGCGGCCCCAACAAGCACATGCACTGGGAAGTCGTGCCTCCTAGTGTAATACTCTGAAATTCCACATTTCAATGGGTGAATACATATGCTATGAGTGCAAACACTTGCACATTATCAATAAAGAATCACATGTCATTATTTTTTCGTCATTCATTCAcaatggggcatgtgatgtctttaatctgtgaaactgctctgtggtggaggcttataatggttgtacagagacatcaacggccaaagactgtggtcttggcggtcacaacacaaactgtaatgtattacgtacagtgttggtaagttttttaaaaaaattatgagTTCTTAAGATACGAGTTGAGattgcagcaagggcgggatggtggtaacattgcaggGGAGGCGAGCCGGCCGCACGAGGCGGCGGATTTCGCGTTGTGGGAGcgtggcacgagcggaggtcagaggtcgcttcctccagcgtaattccctacgattggtccagaccaatcctactatagtTTAGAGTTTTGTAGGTTATCCTAGAGGTTCATGAAATGGCTGAAATTGCGCTCtcagtggcggcggcacagggggggCAAGGGGAGcggctcccccccccccccgaaaaatatgttgggggggTCGCccccccaaaatcaagctgaaacccttgtgcATCTTTTGactaacagagattttcttaacttagcttactctaccagcacaatttgcctctcaaaatgcaggaaatagcgtttcagcgggtcaagatttcaaaattttctccaacGTACGTTAGCATACTCCCGAACCGCCCTAGGATTGTTGCGCCACCAGCGTATATGTCGGAACGGCGTCGCCCCCCAAAGCtcatgctgaaacccttctgtacaatgtatttgttcaatctatcagcaaaatttgcctctTAAAAgtcaggaaaaagcatttcagggcgtcaagattttaaaattttcccggAGGAGAACGTTGTCACCGGccaaaaatatgtcgggagggctcgagggcttcgcaccccaaaactcaagctgaaacccgtctgtGCTTTTTTACAtaatatagagatgtcattaaccttTTTAGCTAAagcttactttgtcagcaaaatttgctcctcaaaattcaggaaacagcgtttcaatgggtcaaacatttttatgctttcaatgtcgcgctccggcggaaaaatcatatgtcaggagggcgtcgtcccccaaaactcaagctgaaacccttctgtattttttttcacatatagagatgtcattaaacttactatagattactttaccatcaaaatgtgcccctcagaatgcaggaaatagcatttcagagggtctagatttcaaaatttccagggggagcatacccccggacccccctagtattgtcgcgcgcgtcttttttaaattttaaccCAAATTATCtcgcccccccattcaaaaattCATGCCGCCGACTCTGCATGAGCCGCCGCCGGCGGTGAACTTGCCTGGAGACCTCAAGACTCGGTACCCCGCAGCTCATTCATCAAGGACAATTCTGATTGGTAGAAATTTGTCAACTTTCTACCGAATACATGTTGCTCATGTAGTAGCACACCCAGCTGTTTCGTCTGGCCACGTCTTATGATAattagcctgattgaatcgcgcttatAACAGCCACCCGACACCAGTCCATAAAAGCCAGTTTACGTTAAACAGACTAGGCCATAATGTGATCCATTGTTTATTATTCCCCTTCAAGTCctattctctaccagactaactacgtggactgactctactggccaattattcctttttttcccaaattatacgatccatacccccacaggaaggcctggtggaggctatgcgCATCCAAGCTCAAGTTGTAGCTAGCCTCCTTCACAGTCCTTATATGATGGCTGACATTTATTTCTTAGCCCCAAGCAGGCCTTCAGATGGGAGTATATAACATATGGATGGTAGAGTTTTGCAATTAAAGGAATAATTAGAGGAGAGACAGAATGAAACCCTATATGGTTGACAAACTCCCcttgcaaatattttccctatagccggcgtagttagtggTAGGGGGTGGGGTGGTCAGTTACTGCTGATTCGTGATTTTAAACATATGGGTATACGTATACCCAGGAGATAATTTGTGCACGGAAACGACATCTTCAGCATTAAGTCTCTGGGCCTCTCGAGGAGAAAAGGAGACATCTCCCCTATAAACTCTTTTACGGACGATGTTTAGTCTGTTCTGGCTTTTAAACTGCTAACTCAAGCTGTGTTCGGAAGTATCAGTTTTCAAGGCTATCACGGCAATTTGCGTCAAAACTTACCCTTCAACATTTGACACTTGAGAACTAACAGCTTGGCCATGCCCTCTCCTTTATATCCAGAGTGAGTGCTGCATCTAGAACAATATTGCTTCccaatatttttctttgtttgtattgcatactgacagtaaaccgcctcatggcgtaacacaccatggccaggtttgtactgaacagcacAAGTTGCATATAAGGACAaatatatttgatccactcacactgggaaggaccagGCCTACTCATTTCGATAAGCACGGTGGATTCTTTTATGTGATtgtggtgtggctctcctcaaacacatgaactccattcaacgtcctatccgagggatgtccctaaccaaagctaggtactcattttcacctgagtgaagttgggaaagttgtgtcaagtgcctttcccaggggcacaacatcaacgagacaaatcaggggaccgcCACGCCAATATATCTTAACCCTTTAGCTGCCAGGTTTTCTCACCAGTACAGCTTGTCAGTGCCAGCGTTTTTAGACCCTCTAAAATcaaggggtactgtttttattatctccatgaaaaatggagatatagttttgggtgtgtctgtctgtgtgtgtgtgtgtctgtgtgtctgtgtgtatgtgtgtttgtgtttccgcactactgtcgacagcataactccagaacctatggatggattacaatgatatttggtatgtgggtaggtgttgtgaagctgaaattcaaggtagattttgggccccctggtatatgaccttggtactgcagcagaacttcagtttttgtatcttttgacctggacgtgctgtggtcttgatttttgggtggcagatagcttgtgatgtaataaagaagtggtgtaggtttgagccccctagcagcttgctctggaactgcagtggcgttattgtgaaaatcttctagggagaataactgaacaaagggatGACGGGTTTccatgatacttagtatgcaggtagcttagaccgagatgtacacagtgatgtgcaaattatgctaattgatgagatatgaggtcgcggaactcttgtttcactAGTTTATGGTTCCTTTCCTCCAAAATAACCCTGATATGTTATACATCAATAGAAAGCTAAGAGTCTACTCTTTCTGTTGGTGTCATGCAACATTGGCCTCGTGACAGTAGTAATGATTTACAAGGGcaataatgcaataaaacatacaatcagACATACTTGATGAATGAGCTGTAAGGTAGTGGGTCTCCACTGCACATTCGCTGTGGGGCTAgcgtaactacatgtatgtttatactCTGAGGATTGTTTAGCTCACCGTTGATGTACATCTAACATTAGAGATATGCTACAATTATAAAAGCGTTGACTGAATGAAGGACCCATATTTATGTTATTCTTTATTGATAATGTGCAAGCGTTAAATGTTCTTATCGACATGTGGATTTCCAGAGTATTACACCAGGAGGCACGACTTCCAGGTGCATGTTGGGTAATGTTGGGGCCGCAAATGGGCAACACCAGGTGTACCTATACGGGTATCTTACCGGGTACCAGTCTTTCCCCTTACCCATAAATTTTTGCTAAAATGTTAAATGCCATTCCCCTATAAAGTTGCAGTGTTCACATAtttcacaatactgtaaatgccactagggccacagcaagtacattttatggatgacatcagcgcgcgcattgatttttgccttagatttttaaacaaaaaacaagatttttttcacccttcagcaatggtcaatatacagAAAATGGGGCAAAATGTTGCGAGCGTCTGTCAGTTCAATCgtaaaaacgttctagatgccgtaaCATTTGAACACATCAGAATGTTGAAAAATCGGTACAAATGTGGTACAAACGCCGCACGCTATGTTGAAATGCTATATGAAAACTCAAAAGGGGAAATTTCCGACAAAATGAtaagcgggaggcgagcccagccgttCAGACGGCGGATGTCGCAGGAGGTGGCACGATTGGAGGTCAAGGGTCGCTTCCTCCATAGAAATTCCCTACGATCGGTCCaactgaccaatcctactagGTATTTacctccaaggactgtggaagatatatgactgtgatgagaacactcgtaagggcagtttcaacatacatggcattgaattccatattaagcattccatggttcacACTTACAAATCTCGCTGCCTCgactcctctcccatgtctaTCATCGTTGCAGAACAAACGTGTGCAAACGTAACATCCCCCTAGCCAAAGTCGATGGCATTCCAATTCACAATTATGCTCCcagttttcttgtgaacttTGATGCTGATATATTTTGTGGTAGTACATATTACAAGTTTTACGACAAGCCGGCACAATACAATTAATGCTGGCCTTTTGCGGCACCGTAAGttagcaagttccggagttccgtggaGCattggaggtgattttttttaggAGAGGCAAAaatgaatgtcatccataaaattaagatggtgtggcctaatcctTGACAGAAAGGACTATTGTGGATTTACGTGTAGGACTCCTATTCATGAAAATGACCTTTACTGAAACTTTACCTGTTCTGGATGTAAGAACAGCTGCAGCTCCCCTCTGTGCAGAGACAGTGGCAGTATACCCCCATGGTTGTGTCACTTGTCTCCTCTCGTTCTCCGCTCTCTTTCTTGTTTCTATCTCTGC
Proteins encoded in this region:
- the LOC136443624 gene encoding caspase-7-like, with the protein product MQEAHREILRKNRTFLVRELEPKLVYDYLVEHGIYNDVMLEDIRAEKTRFDQCTKLLTSLTRRGRDAFRVFCEALDDSGQYDIVDRLLGRSQEERAEIETRKRAENERRQVTQPWGYTATVSAQRGAAAVLTSRTGHVEPSGCHENMAWPTADELGIYDVKRLLKRCTTSPGFNPREYSMTRNPRGHAFILNNKYFTGLPLRDGTNKDAQNLKNLFQELSFITEIYQNLNTADIHEKLRDFAQKNHQNYDCCVVVLLSHGGQGGIFGTDSGVIRFTEILQKFDGENCPALIGKPKLFFVQACRGDDKDTGVSSPDSGIPGSTDTHQSTPDATVAAPQQVFAPAVPNIADTFLAYATLPGFVSWRNSERGSWFVCALVEVFLMYAATKDINQLMTDVNHEVSQRTGASMSYRQMPAPVNMLTKNLYFNPGIGSSSSDTTEGPCIRQDSAPPHHTSINITRISQPTDDVNN